Proteins from a single region of Primulina tabacum isolate GXHZ01 chromosome 5, ASM2559414v2, whole genome shotgun sequence:
- the LOC142547226 gene encoding protein DETOXIFICATION 33-like, translated as MTSGGVEEYLLVKRPGGGKVKSFAKEFGGESKRLWKLAGPAIVTYIFQYSLGALTQTFSGQLNELDLAAVSVENSVIAGLAYGFMLGMGSALETLCGQAYGAGQIGMLGVYMQRSWVILITTSFVLLPIYLFAPPILTLFGESPEISRAAGKFAIWMIPQIFAYAVNFPIQKFLQSQGKLMAMAWISALVLVLHTFFSWLLILKLGWGLIGAAVTLNASWWIICILQLVYIFATKCDGAWTGFSWLAFHDLYGFVKLSFASAVMLCLEFWYLMILVVIVGRLDNPVIPVDAVSICMNIQGWNAMIAIGFNAAISVRVSNELGAGNAKAAKFSVVVVSTMTMLIAIVCTAIVFATRDYYPYLFTSSDAVAKETTRLSTLLAVTVLISGLQPVLSGVAVGAGWQAIVAYINIGCYYIIGLPIGIGLGFPLHLGAMGIWGGLIVGVCLQTAILIGIVASRNWEKEANEAESRVKRWGGSIAHH; from the exons ATGACCAGCGGCGGCGTGGAGGAATATCTTCTTGTAAAGCGGCCGGGCGGAGGAAAAGTTAAGAGCTTTGCGAAGGAGTTTGGTGGGGAATCGAAGAGACTATGGAAACTCGCGGGGCCTGCGATTGTCACATATATATTTCAGTATTCACTGGGTGCATTGACTCAAACTTTTTCTGGTCAGTTGAATGAGCTGGATTTGGCTGCGGTTTCTGTGGAGAATTCCGTGATTGCTGGCCTTGCTTATGGGTTCATG CTTGGAATGGGAAGTGCATTGGAAACATTATGTGGGCAAGCATATGGTGCGGGGCAGATCGGAATGTTGGGCGTATACATGCAAAGATCATGGGTGATTTTGATAACTACATCTTTTGTATTGCTTCCCATCTACCTCTTTGCTCCCCCAATCCTCACTCTCTTCGGAGAATCTCCTGAAATTTCTAGAGCTGCAG GTAAATTTGCCATCTGGATGATACCACAAATATTTGCATATGCTGTGAATTTCCCGATACAGAAATTCTTGCAATCACAAGGGAAGCTGATGGCAATGGCATGGATTTCCGCTCTAGTTTTGGTTCTGCATACTTTCTTCAGCTGGCTTCTGATCTTGAAGCTCGGATGGGGGTTAATTGGAGCAGCAGTTACTCTAAATGCATCATGGTGGATCATTTGTATTTTGCAGTTGGTTTACATTTTCGCAACCAAGTGTGATGGTGCATGGACAGGATTTTCATGGTTGGCATTCCATGATTTGTACGGCTTTGTTAAGCTTTCCTTTGCCTCTGCTGTAATGTTGTG CTTGGAGTTTTGGTATCTGATGATATTAGTGGTAATAGTAGGCCGCCTGGACAACCCTGTGATACCCGTTGATGCTGTTTCTATTTG CATGAACATTCAAGGATGGAATGCGATGATAGCAATCGGATTTAACGCTGCAATAAG TGTAAGAGTATCAAATGAGCTTGGAGCTGGCAATGCTAAAGCCGCAAAATTTTCTGTGGTTGTGGTTTCAACCATGACTATGTTGATTGCAATAGTTTGTACTGCAATCGTTTTTGCGACTCGAGATTATTACCCATACCTTTTCACCAGTAGTGATGCTGTAGCTAAGGAGACTACGAGATTGTCAACTTTGCTTGCAGTTACGGTTCTAATAAGCGGCCTTCAACCTGTTTTATCCG GGGTCGCGGTTGGAGCTGGATGGCAGGCCATTGTTGCATACATCAACATCGGTTGCTATTACATCATAGGACTTCCCATTGGCATAGGCTTGGGCTTCCCACTTCACTTAGGCGCAATG GGAATCTGGGGTGGTTTGATTGTTGGAGTTTGTTTGCAGACGGCTATCTTAATAGGGATCGTTGCAAGTAGAAACTGGGAGAAAGAA GCAAATGAAGCAGAAAGTCGTGTTAAGAGATGGGGTGGATCCATTGCGCATCATTGA